A section of the Geoalkalibacter ferrihydriticus DSM 17813 genome encodes:
- the glpX gene encoding class II fructose-bisphosphatase, translating into MDRNLALELVRVTEAAALACGRWVGKGNKEAADDAAVNAMRKTLETVGISGTVVIGEGEMDEAPMLYIGEKVGNGAHTEVDIAVDPLEGTSICAKGMNGAIATIALAPKGGFLHAPDMYMEKIAVGPGARGAIDINAPATVNLKNVAVAKGCRVEDLTVVILDRPRHDKTVKELRKAGARIHLISDGDVAPAIAAAVEGSGVDLMMGIGGAPEGVLAATALRCMGGDMQARLVFLNQEERDRARAMGIDDFDRIYRAEDLARGEVVFAATGVTNGDLLRGVRYFSGGASTHSIVMRSRTRTVRFIETRHFFDFKPRLDQAPATQETPCPAKTF; encoded by the coding sequence ATGGATCGCAATCTGGCGCTGGAACTGGTACGTGTCACCGAAGCCGCCGCCTTAGCGTGCGGCCGGTGGGTAGGGAAAGGCAACAAGGAGGCGGCCGACGATGCCGCCGTCAACGCCATGCGCAAAACCCTGGAAACCGTCGGCATCAGCGGCACGGTCGTCATCGGCGAAGGGGAGATGGATGAAGCGCCCATGCTCTATATCGGCGAGAAAGTGGGCAACGGCGCCCACACCGAGGTGGATATCGCGGTAGACCCTTTGGAAGGCACCAGCATCTGCGCCAAGGGCATGAACGGGGCTATCGCCACCATCGCTTTGGCGCCCAAGGGGGGATTTCTCCATGCCCCGGACATGTATATGGAAAAGATTGCCGTTGGTCCCGGGGCACGCGGCGCCATCGACATCAACGCGCCCGCGACGGTCAACCTGAAAAATGTGGCCGTGGCTAAGGGCTGCCGGGTGGAAGATCTGACGGTCGTCATCCTCGACCGCCCGCGCCATGACAAAACCGTCAAAGAACTGCGCAAAGCGGGCGCACGCATTCACCTGATCAGCGACGGCGACGTGGCCCCAGCCATCGCCGCTGCCGTTGAAGGCAGCGGCGTTGATCTGATGATGGGCATCGGCGGCGCACCCGAAGGCGTACTCGCGGCGACGGCCCTGCGCTGCATGGGAGGCGACATGCAGGCGCGCCTGGTTTTTCTCAACCAGGAAGAACGTGACCGGGCGCGGGCCATGGGCATCGATGACTTTGACCGCATCTATCGCGCTGAGGATCTGGCGCGTGGTGAGGTCGTTTTTGCGGCCACAGGGGTCACCAATGGTGACCTGCTGCGCGGCGTGCGTTATTTCTCCGGAGGCGCCTCAACTCATTCAATCGTCATGCGCTCCCGCACCCGCACCGTGCGCTTTATTGAAACCCGCCACTTTTTCGACTTCAAACCGAGGCTTGATCAGGCACCCGCTACCCAGGAAACACCCTGCCCGGCAAAGACATTTTAA
- a CDS encoding cytidylate kinase family protein, translating to MAIITISREMGSSGIPIAHKAAEKLGYTLINGESILKEAVNSGLSPEAIEKADEKPPAFIEREDQEIEADLHKIELIILEAALKGNVIIYGRGGQDLLRDVASVFRVRIIAPFELRVERWAEREWLDPDLARKLVRRSDQQRAGFIKYYFDRDWEDPLGYDLVINTERLTEDTAVKLICEGVRDSYLREQQSSKTQILNDLILRKRVEIGLLTAPGVEDVNVDVSVSDGIVTLHGTAHSEAERREMIKIAGSCPGATDVVDRLRVIEYRTLPDEH from the coding sequence ATGGCGATTATTACCATCTCCCGCGAAATGGGCAGCAGTGGCATTCCTATCGCGCACAAGGCCGCGGAAAAGCTTGGCTACACCCTGATCAACGGGGAATCCATTCTCAAAGAGGCCGTCAACAGCGGCCTGAGTCCAGAGGCCATCGAAAAGGCTGACGAGAAACCCCCTGCATTCATCGAACGCGAAGACCAGGAAATCGAAGCCGATCTGCATAAGATTGAACTGATCATCCTCGAAGCGGCGCTCAAGGGCAACGTCATCATCTACGGCCGCGGCGGGCAGGATCTGCTGCGCGATGTCGCCAGCGTTTTTCGGGTTCGCATCATCGCGCCCTTCGAGTTGCGCGTGGAGCGCTGGGCCGAGCGCGAGTGGCTCGATCCAGATCTAGCGCGCAAGCTGGTGCGCCGCAGCGACCAGCAGCGCGCAGGGTTCATCAAGTACTACTTCGATCGTGACTGGGAAGATCCCTTGGGTTACGATCTGGTCATCAATACCGAGCGTCTGACAGAGGACACGGCTGTCAAGCTAATCTGCGAGGGGGTACGCGACTCCTACCTTAGGGAGCAGCAATCAAGCAAAACGCAAATCCTCAACGATCTGATCCTGCGCAAACGTGTGGAAATCGGCCTGCTCACCGCCCCGGGCGTTGAAGACGTTAATGTCGACGTCTCCGTCAGCGACGGCATCGTGACACTTCACGGCACCGCCCACAGCGAAGCGGAACGCCGGGAGATGATCAAGATTGCTGGCAGCTGCCCCGGTGCCACGGATGTCGTCGACCGACTGCGGGTCATCGAATATCGCACCCTGCCCGATGAGCATTGA
- a CDS encoding YebC/PmpR family DNA-binding transcriptional regulator, whose amino-acid sequence MAGHSKWANIKHRKGAQDARRGKIFTKLIKEITIAARLGDGDPDTNPRLRLAVDKAKQANMPKDNIDRAIKKGTGDLDGVSYEEGIFEGYGPGGAAVMVEFMTDNRTRTVADVRHIFSKHGGNLGVNGSVAFLFDRKGLISFSVDNDFDAIFEAALEVGAEDMKDEGDAYEVITAPENFIEVREALEAKGLQRETAEITMIPQTMVKLEGKQAEQMLKLMDKLEDYDDVQNVYANFDISDEDIAQILG is encoded by the coding sequence ATGGCCGGACACAGCAAGTGGGCAAACATCAAACACCGCAAGGGCGCGCAAGATGCCCGTCGTGGCAAAATATTCACGAAATTGATTAAGGAAATCACAATTGCCGCGCGCCTCGGCGACGGCGATCCGGACACCAATCCGCGACTGCGCCTGGCGGTGGACAAGGCCAAGCAGGCCAATATGCCCAAGGATAATATCGACCGGGCGATTAAAAAAGGCACCGGCGATCTGGACGGCGTCAGCTACGAGGAAGGGATCTTTGAGGGTTACGGCCCCGGCGGCGCGGCAGTCATGGTCGAGTTCATGACGGACAACCGCACCCGCACCGTTGCCGATGTGCGGCATATCTTCAGCAAACACGGCGGAAATCTCGGCGTCAACGGGTCGGTGGCCTTTCTCTTCGACCGCAAGGGGCTTATTTCCTTTTCTGTCGACAACGATTTCGATGCCATTTTCGAGGCCGCCCTGGAGGTCGGTGCCGAGGACATGAAGGACGAGGGCGACGCTTACGAAGTTATCACCGCGCCGGAGAACTTTATCGAGGTGCGCGAGGCACTGGAGGCCAAGGGCCTGCAACGGGAAACGGCGGAAATTACCATGATCCCCCAGACCATGGTCAAACTCGAAGGTAAGCAAGCCGAGCAGATGCTCAAATTGATGGACAAGCTCGAAGATTACGACGATGTGCAGAACGTCTACGCCAATTTCGACATTTCCGATGAAGACATCGCCCAGATCCTGGGCTAA
- the ruvC gene encoding crossover junction endodeoxyribonuclease RuvC, with translation MRILGIDPGSRATGYGLIEKQGNRLVHIDNGVILTGNETALSKRLEIIYRQLAEIITRYEPDTMAVEQIFLARNALSALKLGHARGVALLAGVHQDLPVYEYTALQVKSAVVGYGRAAKGQIQEMVKILLNLPEIAQEDASDALAVAVCHAHSVGLNTSLAKALGRAGR, from the coding sequence ATGCGCATTCTCGGCATCGACCCCGGCAGTCGCGCCACCGGCTATGGCCTCATTGAAAAACAGGGCAATCGCCTAGTGCATATCGACAACGGTGTCATCCTTACCGGCAATGAGACCGCGTTGAGCAAGCGCCTCGAGATTATCTACCGACAACTGGCCGAGATCATCACGCGCTATGAGCCGGATACCATGGCGGTTGAGCAGATTTTTTTGGCGCGCAACGCTCTTTCGGCACTCAAACTCGGCCATGCCCGCGGAGTCGCCCTGCTTGCCGGGGTACACCAGGACCTGCCGGTCTACGAATACACCGCCCTGCAGGTCAAAAGCGCGGTGGTGGGTTACGGGCGTGCCGCCAAGGGCCAGATCCAGGAGATGGTGAAAATCCTTCTCAATCTTCCTGAAATTGCTCAAGAAGACGCGTCCGACGCCTTGGCGGTGGCGGTTTGTCATGCGCACAGTGTCGGACTCAACACCAGCCTGGCAAAGGCGCTTGGCCGCGCCGGGCGCTGA
- the ruvA gene encoding Holliday junction branch migration protein RuvA has translation MIALLTGKIAYKSLDHVIVDVGGVGYRVTVPLSTFYQLPDDGLVQLQIHTNVKEDAISLYGFLTPAEKAMFALLLSVSGVGPKLAVNILSNIPAKDLRTALGQGDIRRLSAVPGIGKKTAERLSLELKDKVARLAPFSTDEHSATTIEPTATSLDDALSALVNLGYKDAQARKVLESLEVAPEAGLEEILKGALKVLMK, from the coding sequence ATGATCGCCTTGCTGACCGGAAAAATCGCCTATAAATCCCTGGATCACGTGATCGTCGATGTCGGAGGGGTGGGCTATCGGGTCACGGTTCCCCTGTCGACCTTTTATCAGCTTCCCGACGACGGTCTGGTGCAGTTGCAGATCCATACCAACGTCAAGGAAGATGCCATCTCTCTCTACGGCTTTCTCACCCCGGCCGAAAAGGCGATGTTCGCCCTGCTACTGTCGGTTTCCGGCGTTGGCCCCAAGCTGGCGGTCAATATCCTCTCAAATATTCCGGCAAAGGATCTGCGCACCGCCCTGGGCCAGGGGGACATCCGGCGGCTCTCAGCCGTTCCGGGAATCGGCAAGAAAACCGCTGAGCGCCTCAGCCTGGAGCTCAAGGACAAGGTGGCACGCCTGGCGCCTTTTTCGACCGACGAGCACTCTGCGACAACCATCGAACCGACCGCGACAAGTCTCGACGATGCCCTTTCCGCACTGGTCAATCTGGGCTACAAGGATGCTCAGGCACGCAAGGTCCTTGAATCCCTTGAAGTTGCTCCAGAGGCCGGATTGGAGGAAATCCTCAAGGGTGCCCTGAAGGTTCTCATGAAGTAA
- the ruvB gene encoding Holliday junction branch migration DNA helicase RuvB, producing the protein MEDRLISPQLSDTEDRFENSLRPRLLREYIGQLKARENLEIFIQAARGRQEALDHVLFYGPPGLGKTTLANIIAGEMGVSIKSTSGPVIEKPGDLAAILTNLESGDVLFIDEIHRLSPVIEEVLYPAMEDYQLDIIIGQGPSARTVKLDLPRFTLVGATTRAGLLSSPLRDRFGVISRLEFYSPSELAQIVERSARILEIAADKEGAWEIARRSRGTPRIANRLLRRVRDFAEVRGAGVITREVADQALDRLEVDSLGLDHMDRRILLTIIDKFGGGPVGLETLAAAVGEEKDTIEDVIEPYLIQQGYLNRTPRGRKASLAAYRHLQRLPANPEEAGGLFS; encoded by the coding sequence ATGGAAGATCGCCTGATTTCTCCACAGCTCTCCGACACGGAGGATCGCTTCGAGAACAGCCTGCGTCCTCGGTTGTTGCGCGAGTACATCGGTCAGCTCAAGGCCCGCGAGAACCTCGAAATTTTTATTCAGGCCGCGCGCGGCCGTCAGGAGGCACTTGATCATGTGCTTTTCTACGGCCCGCCCGGACTGGGAAAAACGACCCTGGCCAACATCATCGCCGGCGAGATGGGGGTCAGTATCAAGAGCACCTCGGGTCCGGTCATTGAAAAACCGGGTGATCTGGCCGCCATCCTCACCAACTTGGAGAGCGGTGATGTGCTGTTCATTGACGAAATTCACCGCCTCTCGCCGGTCATCGAGGAAGTTCTTTATCCGGCCATGGAGGACTACCAACTCGACATCATCATCGGCCAGGGACCTTCGGCACGCACCGTCAAGCTCGATCTGCCGCGCTTTACCCTGGTGGGCGCCACGACTCGCGCAGGCTTGCTCTCATCCCCGCTGCGCGATCGATTCGGCGTCATCAGCCGTCTGGAATTCTACTCGCCGTCCGAACTGGCACAGATCGTCGAGCGCAGCGCGCGCATCCTGGAAATCGCCGCGGATAAAGAGGGGGCTTGGGAGATCGCCCGCCGCAGCCGCGGCACGCCGCGCATTGCCAACCGCCTGCTGCGCCGGGTGCGGGATTTTGCCGAGGTGCGCGGCGCCGGCGTGATCACGCGCGAGGTTGCGGATCAGGCCCTCGACCGGCTCGAAGTCGACAGTCTCGGCCTTGACCACATGGACCGGCGGATATTGCTCACCATCATCGACAAGTTCGGTGGCGGACCGGTGGGGCTGGAAACTCTGGCTGCTGCTGTGGGAGAGGAAAAAGACACGATCGAGGATGTCATTGAGCCTTATCTGATTCAACAGGGCTACCTCAACCGCACCCCGCGAGGCCGCAAGGCCAGCCTCGCGGCCTACCGTCATTTGCAGCGGCTGCCCGCAAACCCCGAGGAAGCCGGCGGCCTGTTTTCCTGA